A single window of Narcine bancroftii isolate sNarBan1 chromosome 1, sNarBan1.hap1, whole genome shotgun sequence DNA harbors:
- the LOC138753158 gene encoding LOW QUALITY PROTEIN: cysteine-rich protein 1-like (The sequence of the model RefSeq protein was modified relative to this genomic sequence to represent the inferred CDS: inserted 1 base in 1 codon), whose product MPKCPXCDKEVYFAEKVTALGKDWHRPCLKCEKCKKTLTPGAISEHDSKPYRTKPCYSALFGPKGFGHGGTESHSYK is encoded by the exons ATGCCCAAGTGTC GGTGTGACAAGGAAGTTTACTTCGCTGAGAAGGTGACAGCCCTGGGAAAGGATTGGCACCGACCCTGTCTGAAGTGTGAAAAATGCAAGAAGACCTTGACACCTGGTGCCATCTCTGAGCACGACTCGAAGCCCTACCGCACCAAACCCTGCTACTCGGCCCTCTTCGGGCCCAAAGGATTTGGGCACGGCGGAACTGAGAGCCATTCGTATAAGTAA